One segment of Triticum aestivum cultivar Chinese Spring chromosome 2A, IWGSC CS RefSeq v2.1, whole genome shotgun sequence DNA contains the following:
- the LOC123184425 gene encoding dirigent protein 21, with the protein MAIRHTMQLLPAFIFALALVLMASAAATETIHLKFYMHDIVTGGPSSPATAVQVIKGVVPLANDPTTYFGDMYVIDDLLTEGPDAASPAVGRAQGFFQFASMTEYALLLTANFVFTAGSQNGSSVAVLSRDVIFDSVRELPIVGGTGGLRGATGYGLLRTHSVNTTTRNAVLTIDMYLRV; encoded by the coding sequence ATGGCCATCAGGCACACCATGCAGCTCCTaccggccttcatcttcgccctaGCCCTAGTCCTTATGGCGTCAGCTGCGGCAACGGAGACGATCCACCTCAAGTTCTACATGCATGACATCGTCACCGGCGGGCCATCGAGTCCAGCAACAGCGGTGCAAGTCATCAAAGGTGTGGTGCCGCTGGCCAACGACCCCACCACCTACTTCGGCGACATGTACGTCATCGACGACCTGCTGACGGAGGGCCCAGACGCGGCGTCCCCCGCCGTCGGCAGGGCACAGGGGTTCTTCCAGTTCGCGTCGATGACAGAGTACGCGCTGCTGCTCACTGCCAATTTCGTGTTCACGGCAGGGAGTCAAAACGGCAGCTCCGTGGCCGTACTCTCCAGGGACGTCATCTTCGACAGTGTCAGGGAGTTGCCGATCGTAGGCGGCACTGGCGGCCTCCGTGGTGCGACTGGGTACGGTCTGCTCCGGACACACTCGGTCAACACCACCACCAGGAACGCGGTGCTCACGATTGATATGTACCTCCGCGTGTAG